The following proteins come from a genomic window of Pseudomonas cichorii:
- a CDS encoding NADPH:quinone reductase: protein MAKRIQFSTVGGPEVLEYVDFEPAQPGPQEVVVRNKAIGLNFIDTYYRSGLYPAPSLPSGLGTEGAGIVEAIGNEVTRFQVGDRVAYGTGPLGGYSELHVLPEANLVKLPDSISFEQAAAVMLKGLTVQYLLRQTYLVKPGETFLFHAAAGGVGSLACQWAKALGANLIGTVSSPEKAEHAKALGAWETIDYSHENVASRVLELTEGKKCPVVYDGVGQDTWLTSLDCVAPRGLLVSFGNASGPVSGVNLGILAQKGSLYVTRPTLGSYANNAQNLQAMADDLFNMLASGKIKLNDIQQYALKDAAQAQIELSARRTTGSTILIP from the coding sequence ATGGCAAAGCGTATCCAGTTCAGCACTGTCGGAGGACCCGAAGTTCTTGAATATGTCGACTTCGAGCCGGCCCAACCCGGCCCGCAAGAGGTCGTGGTTCGCAACAAGGCCATTGGCCTGAATTTTATCGATACCTATTACCGCAGCGGCCTTTATCCGGCACCCTCGCTTCCTTCGGGGCTTGGCACGGAAGGCGCGGGCATTGTCGAGGCCATCGGCAACGAAGTGACGCGCTTTCAGGTGGGCGACCGTGTGGCTTATGGCACAGGCCCGCTGGGCGGCTACAGCGAGTTGCATGTACTGCCCGAGGCCAATCTGGTGAAGCTGCCCGATTCCATCAGCTTCGAGCAGGCGGCAGCCGTCATGCTCAAAGGCCTGACAGTGCAATACCTGCTGCGCCAGACTTATCTGGTCAAACCCGGCGAAACCTTTCTGTTCCACGCTGCTGCCGGTGGCGTAGGTTCGCTGGCCTGCCAATGGGCGAAAGCTCTGGGAGCAAACCTGATCGGCACCGTCAGCTCACCGGAAAAGGCCGAGCACGCCAAAGCCCTGGGTGCGTGGGAAACCATCGACTATAGCCATGAAAACGTGGCCAGCCGGGTACTGGAACTGACCGAAGGCAAGAAGTGCCCGGTGGTCTACGACGGCGTCGGCCAGGACACGTGGCTGACCTCCCTCGACTGCGTGGCACCTCGCGGTCTGCTGGTCAGCTTCGGCAATGCCTCCGGTCCGGTTTCAGGCGTGAATCTGGGGATTCTGGCGCAGAAGGGTTCGCTTTACGTGACCCGCCCGACCCTGGGCAGCTACGCCAACAACGCGCAGAACCTGCAAGCGATGGCCGATGACCTGTTCAACATGCTCGCCAGCGGCAAGATCAAGCTCAACGATATCCAGCAATACGCCCTGAAGGACGCCGCCCAGGCGCAGATCGAACTGTCGGCACGGCGCACCACGGGATCGACGATTCTGATTCCTTAA
- a CDS encoding L-threonylcarbamoyladenylate synthase: MVSSWRVQQAARDIRAGAVIAYPTEAVWGLGCDPWDEEAVYRLLAIKSRPVDKGLILIADNIRQFDFLFEDFPEQWIDRMASTWPGPNTWLVPHQNLLPEWITGVHETVALRVTDHPTVRELCALVGPLISTSANPAGRPAARTRLRVEQYFRGQIDLVLGGSLGGRRNPSVIRDIETGQVVRPG, from the coding sequence ATGGTCAGCAGTTGGCGTGTGCAGCAAGCCGCTCGAGATATTCGTGCCGGAGCGGTGATTGCCTATCCAACCGAGGCAGTCTGGGGACTTGGTTGCGATCCGTGGGATGAAGAAGCGGTTTATCGTCTGCTGGCGATCAAATCGCGGCCTGTGGATAAAGGGCTGATTCTCATCGCCGACAACATCCGTCAGTTCGACTTTCTGTTCGAGGACTTCCCCGAGCAGTGGATCGACCGCATGGCCAGCACCTGGCCGGGTCCCAACACCTGGCTGGTGCCGCATCAGAACCTGCTGCCCGAGTGGATCACCGGTGTGCATGAAACCGTGGCCCTGCGCGTGACCGATCACCCGACCGTGCGTGAGCTGTGTGCTCTGGTCGGCCCCCTGATTTCCACCTCTGCCAACCCTGCCGGTCGCCCCGCTGCCCGCACGCGTCTTCGCGTGGAGCAATATTTCCGTGGGCAGATCGATCTGGTGCTCGGCGGCAGCCTGGGCGGTCGCCGAAACCCCAGTGTCATTCGAGATATCGAGACCGGCCAGGTGGTGCGACCCGGTTAA
- a CDS encoding SulP family inorganic anion transporter, giving the protein MGWFNRHKFLPFLAWLPGQTRASVGRDALVGLSGAVLALPQSIAYALIAGLPPEYGLYAAIVPVLIACLWGSSWHLICGPTAAISIVLYASISPLAVPASQDYITLILLLTFIAGAFQLLLGMMRFGALVNFVSHSVVLGFTLGAAIVIALGQIPNLTGIDLPSQNTALNSLTAVLEHSQEIDKPSLILGLLTLALGITLKYLVPRWPTLLIALVSSSLLAWLWPAMFGHVKVVKAFVGQLPPFSPLPLDLELILKLLPTAVAIGMLGLVNSLSIARSLSARSQQLINANQEVRAQGLSNMVGSLFSGYMSAGSFTRAALSYEAGARSPLAGVFSALWVMLFAIVGASLIAHIPIPGMAASILLICWGLVDHRGIAALFRVSRSEFFVMALTCVATLLLELQTAIYAGVLASLFFYLKRTSQPKVQQWREGDEDIMRVGGSIFFGASHYLQTRLQRTEGKHVVIDAQHINFIDYSGVEMLHQEARRLLKQDRTLTLRRARQQVVEELQKLEGADKCPILFED; this is encoded by the coding sequence ATGGGTTGGTTCAACCGTCATAAATTCCTGCCTTTTCTCGCCTGGCTGCCCGGACAGACCCGCGCCAGCGTTGGCCGTGATGCATTGGTCGGGTTGAGTGGTGCCGTTCTGGCACTGCCACAATCCATCGCTTACGCGCTGATCGCCGGTCTTCCCCCGGAATATGGCTTGTACGCCGCCATCGTGCCGGTACTGATCGCCTGTCTGTGGGGTTCTTCGTGGCATTTGATCTGCGGGCCGACAGCCGCCATTTCCATCGTGCTGTATGCCAGCATCAGCCCTTTGGCGGTTCCGGCCAGTCAGGATTACATCACCCTCATCCTGTTACTGACGTTCATTGCCGGAGCATTTCAGTTGCTGCTGGGCATGATGCGCTTCGGCGCGCTGGTGAATTTCGTCTCGCATTCCGTGGTGCTGGGTTTCACGCTGGGTGCGGCCATCGTGATTGCCTTGGGGCAGATACCGAATCTGACCGGGATCGACCTGCCCAGCCAGAACACCGCCCTCAACAGCCTGACGGCGGTCCTCGAACACAGCCAGGAAATAGACAAGCCCTCGCTGATTCTCGGTCTGCTGACTCTGGCGCTGGGCATTACCCTGAAATATCTCGTGCCGCGCTGGCCGACGCTATTGATCGCGCTGGTGTCGAGCAGCCTGCTGGCCTGGCTGTGGCCTGCGATGTTTGGCCATGTGAAGGTGGTCAAGGCTTTCGTGGGACAGTTACCGCCTTTCAGCCCGCTGCCGCTGGACCTGGAGTTGATCCTCAAACTGCTGCCCACCGCAGTAGCCATAGGCATGCTCGGGCTGGTAAACAGCCTGTCAATTGCCCGTTCGCTGTCGGCGCGCTCTCAACAGTTGATCAATGCCAACCAGGAAGTCCGCGCCCAGGGCCTGTCGAACATGGTTGGCTCACTGTTTTCCGGCTACATGTCTGCAGGTTCCTTTACCCGCGCCGCCTTGAGTTATGAAGCCGGTGCACGCTCGCCTTTGGCGGGTGTATTTTCGGCGCTGTGGGTCATGCTGTTCGCCATTGTGGGCGCGTCATTGATTGCCCACATTCCGATTCCGGGCATGGCGGCCTCGATTCTGCTGATCTGCTGGGGGCTGGTGGATCATCGCGGTATCGCGGCGTTGTTCAGGGTCAGCCGTTCAGAGTTCTTCGTGATGGCGCTGACTTGTGTCGCAACCCTGCTGCTGGAGTTGCAGACCGCAATCTACGCGGGCGTGCTGGCTTCACTGTTCTTCTACCTCAAGCGCACGTCGCAGCCCAAGGTGCAGCAGTGGCGCGAAGGTGACGAAGACATCATGCGCGTCGGCGGGTCGATTTTCTTCGGCGCCAGTCACTACCTGCAAACCCGCCTGCAACGCACGGAAGGCAAGCACGTGGTGATCGACGCCCAGCACATCAACTTCATCGACTATTCGGGCGTGGAAATGCTGCACCAGGAGGCACGACGCCTGCTCAAACAGGACCGAACGCTGACTTTACGCCGCGCCCGGCAGCAGGTCGTCGAAGAATTGCAGAAGCTGGAAGGCGCGGACAAGTGCCCGATCCTGTTCGAGGATTAG
- the aroE gene encoding shikimate dehydrogenase: MDQYVVFGNPIGHSKSPLIHSLFARQTEQQLDYQTALAPLDDFTAFARNFFQTGRGANVTVPFKEEAYRLADSLTQRARRAGAVNTLSKQADGTLLGDNTDGAGLVRDLTVNYGVSLQGQRILLLGAGGAVRGALEPLLAQKPAALVIANRTVEKAENLAQLFTDLGPVFASGYDWLEESVDLIINATSASLSGELPPIAPSLIQSGHTFCYDMMYGKEPTAFCRWASEHGAAQAVDGLGMLVEQAAEAFLLWRGVRPDSTQVLAEMRRQLASA, translated from the coding sequence ATGGACCAGTACGTCGTATTCGGTAATCCCATCGGCCACAGCAAGTCGCCATTGATCCACAGCCTGTTCGCCAGGCAGACAGAGCAGCAACTGGATTACCAAACCGCGCTGGCGCCACTGGATGACTTCACGGCCTTCGCCCGGAATTTTTTCCAGACTGGTCGCGGAGCCAATGTGACGGTGCCGTTCAAGGAAGAAGCTTATCGCCTGGCTGACAGCCTGACCCAACGTGCCCGGCGCGCAGGTGCCGTGAATACCTTGAGCAAGCAGGCCGATGGCACGTTATTGGGGGATAACACCGATGGCGCCGGGCTGGTGCGTGATCTGACGGTCAATTACGGTGTCAGCCTGCAAGGCCAGCGTATCCTGCTGCTCGGTGCCGGTGGCGCTGTTCGGGGGGCTCTGGAACCGTTGCTCGCGCAGAAACCTGCTGCACTGGTGATTGCCAATCGGACAGTGGAAAAAGCCGAAAACCTGGCTCAGCTCTTTACCGACCTCGGTCCGGTATTCGCCAGCGGTTACGACTGGCTGGAAGAATCGGTCGACCTGATTATCAACGCCACCTCCGCCAGCCTCTCGGGCGAGTTGCCGCCGATTGCCCCCAGCCTGATCCAGTCGGGTCATACCTTCTGCTACGACATGATGTACGGCAAGGAGCCGACCGCCTTCTGTCGCTGGGCGAGCGAACACGGCGCAGCCCAGGCTGTGGATGGCCTGGGTATGCTTGTGGAACAGGCTGCCGAAGCCTTCCTGCTATGGCGCGGCGTGCGGCCGGATTCCACGCAGGTCCTGGCCGAAATGCGGCGGCAGTTGGCGAGCGCCTAA
- a CDS encoding inhibitor of vertebrate lysozyme family protein codes for MGKSLQSLAAALLMGGSTMAVAANDGQARVNELLSSAPEYRQTWTKVVQKEERLPEWVINLSGTSEQMTAVTEDGDPYLVGPLCETAETCRSKRLIVSFSLDKEDAYAMLVEVPAGLPADKSPTRHATYRFLGKPDEGMQQLLKEQLSKDPNWY; via the coding sequence ATGGGCAAATCCTTGCAATCACTGGCCGCCGCCCTGTTGATGGGCGGCAGTACCATGGCAGTAGCCGCCAATGACGGTCAGGCTCGTGTCAATGAGCTGTTGAGTTCTGCGCCCGAGTACCGCCAGACGTGGACCAAGGTTGTACAGAAAGAGGAACGGTTGCCCGAATGGGTCATCAACCTGTCCGGTACTTCCGAACAGATGACAGCCGTTACCGAAGACGGGGACCCTTACCTCGTCGGCCCTCTGTGCGAAACCGCAGAAACCTGTCGCAGCAAACGCCTCATCGTGTCGTTCAGCCTCGATAAGGAAGATGCCTACGCCATGCTGGTCGAAGTGCCTGCCGGACTCCCGGCCGACAAATCGCCTACCCGGCATGCGACCTACCGTTTCCTGGGCAAACCGGATGAAGGCATGCAGCAATTGCTGAAAGAGCAATTGAGCAAAGACCCGAACTGGTACTGA
- a CDS encoding DUF1328 domain-containing protein — protein MLSWAITFLIIAIVAAVLGFGGIAGTATGIAKILFIVFLVMFVVSFFFGRRGRG, from the coding sequence ATGCTGAGTTGGGCTATCACGTTCTTGATCATCGCCATTGTCGCTGCCGTCCTGGGCTTCGGTGGTATCGCAGGCACTGCAACAGGTATCGCCAAGATTCTGTTCATCGTGTTCCTGGTCATGTTCGTCGTATCTTTCTTCTTCGGACGCCGTGGACGAGGCTGA
- the hemF gene encoding oxygen-dependent coproporphyrinogen oxidase has product MTTRTEAVKAYLLDLQDRICTALELEDGSAHFVEDAWTRPAGGGGRTRVIENGSVIEKGGVNFSHVFGSNLPPSASAHRPELAGRGFEALGVSLVIHPHNPHVPTSHANVRFFIAEKEGEEPVWWFGGGFDLTPYYGVEEDCVHWHRVAERACAPFGDDVYPRYKAWCDSYFHIKHRNEPRGVGGLFFDDVNHWDFDTSFAFMRAIGDAYINAYLPIVRRRKATAYTVQQREFQEFRRGRYVEFNLVYDRGTLFGLQSGGRTESILMSLPPQVRWGYDWKAAPGSEEARLTEYFLQDRDWLAE; this is encoded by the coding sequence ATGACTACCCGTACCGAGGCCGTAAAAGCCTACCTGCTGGATCTGCAAGACCGAATCTGCACGGCCCTGGAGCTCGAAGACGGCAGCGCACACTTTGTCGAAGATGCCTGGACACGTCCTGCAGGTGGCGGTGGTCGAACGCGGGTCATCGAAAACGGCTCTGTCATTGAAAAGGGCGGCGTCAACTTTTCCCACGTCTTTGGCAGCAACCTGCCGCCGTCGGCCAGTGCTCACCGGCCCGAACTGGCCGGGCGCGGCTTCGAGGCCCTGGGTGTTTCACTGGTGATTCATCCGCACAACCCCCATGTGCCGACTTCCCACGCCAACGTGCGGTTCTTCATCGCAGAAAAAGAAGGCGAAGAGCCGGTCTGGTGGTTCGGTGGCGGTTTCGACCTGACGCCTTACTATGGCGTCGAAGAGGATTGCGTTCACTGGCACCGGGTTGCCGAGCGCGCCTGCGCGCCGTTTGGCGATGACGTCTATCCCCGTTACAAAGCCTGGTGTGACAGCTATTTCCACATCAAGCATCGCAACGAGCCACGCGGGGTTGGAGGCCTGTTTTTCGACGATGTGAATCACTGGGATTTCGACACCAGCTTCGCTTTCATGCGCGCCATCGGTGATGCCTACATCAACGCCTACCTGCCGATTGTGCGTCGTCGCAAGGCCACGGCTTATACCGTGCAACAGCGCGAGTTTCAGGAATTCAGACGTGGCCGTTATGTCGAGTTCAACCTCGTCTATGACCGCGGCACGCTGTTTGGCCTGCAATCGGGTGGCCGTACCGAATCGATCCTGATGTCCCTGCCCCCGCAAGTGCGTTGGGGTTATGACTGGAAGGCTGCGCCGGGCAGCGAAGAAGCTCGCCTGACCGAGTACTTCCTGCAGGATCGGGACTGGCTGGCTGAATGA